A DNA window from Mycolicibacter hiberniae contains the following coding sequences:
- a CDS encoding redoxin domain-containing protein gives MPPDKAPGRSRSAVALMALVAIAILIFGCGSQTRAENAQLDFTAQTLDGRPFSGASLSGRPAVLWFWTPWCPLCQRDAPMVARLAAAHPKVTFVGVGAQGRPDTLRSFAARYGVDGFTELADTDASVWARFGVTRQPSYAFLHPDGRIEVATGSLPEAELSRRLQALTGS, from the coding sequence ATGCCCCCTGACAAGGCCCCTGGGCGTAGTCGATCAGCCGTTGCGCTCATGGCCCTGGTGGCGATCGCCATCCTGATCTTCGGCTGCGGTTCGCAGACCCGCGCGGAGAACGCGCAGCTGGATTTCACCGCCCAAACCCTGGACGGCCGGCCCTTTTCCGGCGCGAGCCTGAGCGGCAGGCCGGCGGTGTTGTGGTTTTGGACGCCGTGGTGCCCGCTGTGCCAACGGGATGCGCCGATGGTCGCCCGGCTGGCCGCCGCACACCCGAAGGTGACGTTCGTCGGGGTGGGGGCACAGGGCCGGCCGGACACGTTGCGGTCCTTCGCCGCCCGCTACGGCGTCGACGGCTTCACCGAGTTGGCCGACACCGACGCCTCGGTATGGGCCCGGTTCGGGGTGACCCGCCAGCCCTCGTACGCCTTCCTGCACCCGGACGGCCGGATCGAGGTGGCCACGGGCTCGCTGCCCGAAGCCGAGCTGAGCAGGCGGCTGCAGGCGCTGACGGGGTCGTGA
- the cynS gene encoding cyanase, with the protein MNRSQITEQIIAARLAKGLTWQELADAVGKPVVWTTSALLGQHPIPAELGTKLADLLGLDPAVVPVLAAVPMRGGLTGPPTDPTIYRLYEAIGVYGPAIKELIHEQFGDGIMSAINFSMDIQRREHPGGDRVVITLDGKFLGYEWNSAD; encoded by the coding sequence ATGAACCGAAGCCAGATCACCGAGCAGATCATCGCCGCGCGTCTCGCCAAGGGGCTGACATGGCAGGAGTTGGCCGACGCGGTCGGCAAGCCGGTCGTATGGACCACCTCGGCGCTGCTGGGTCAGCACCCCATTCCCGCCGAGCTGGGCACGAAGCTGGCGGACCTGTTGGGGCTGGACCCGGCGGTGGTGCCGGTACTGGCCGCGGTGCCGATGCGCGGCGGGCTCACCGGGCCGCCCACCGACCCGACCATCTACCGGCTCTACGAGGCGATCGGTGTCTACGGGCCGGCGATCAAGGAGCTGATCCACGAGCAGTTCGGCGACGGCATCATGAGCGCCATCAACTTCAGCATGGACATCCAGCGCAGGGAGCACCCGGGCGGTGACCGGGTGGTGATCACCCTCGACGGGAAGTTTCTTGGCTACGAATGGAATTCAGCGGACTGA
- a CDS encoding patatin-like phospholipase family protein gives MPARRARDIPPLTADLVLSGGGVRFVGLVGAAVALMDAGYSVQRISGVSGGSVVGTILAAASQGDQLSAAQVKELALSVPLRSWRDAAPVPLVGPVWGFLRDSALYRGDVAHRWIRGELANLGVRTWGDLAYPADDLPERRYRAVVTVTDVTTGQLVRLPWDYRRVYGLDPDEQSVADAVRASMAVPFFYRPVTLTSAAGLRSTLVDGGVLSNFPIYTFDRLDGRPPQWPTFGVTVVPEIADGVGAMVPVLRPLRLFGQALLLENLISTMLVGHDQTYLNQPWVSVRAIKVNSTDVSVLDFDISRDRLEKLYDNGYAAASEFLTTWDWAAYLQRFRAAHYPPTPPVGRTDA, from the coding sequence ATGCCCGCCCGCCGAGCGCGCGACATCCCGCCGCTGACCGCCGACCTGGTGTTGTCGGGCGGGGGAGTGCGGTTTGTCGGACTGGTCGGAGCGGCGGTCGCGCTGATGGACGCCGGCTACTCGGTGCAGCGCATCTCCGGGGTGTCCGGCGGCTCGGTGGTGGGCACGATTCTGGCCGCCGCCAGCCAGGGCGACCAGCTGAGCGCCGCACAGGTCAAAGAGCTGGCGCTGTCGGTGCCGCTGCGCTCGTGGCGCGACGCGGCTCCGGTGCCCTTGGTGGGGCCGGTGTGGGGATTCCTGCGCGACAGTGCCCTCTACCGCGGCGACGTCGCCCACCGGTGGATCCGCGGCGAGCTGGCGAACCTGGGCGTACGCACCTGGGGAGATCTGGCCTACCCCGCCGATGACCTGCCCGAACGGCGCTACCGAGCCGTGGTCACCGTGACCGATGTGACGACCGGTCAGCTGGTCCGGCTGCCGTGGGACTACCGACGGGTCTACGGGCTCGACCCCGACGAGCAATCGGTGGCCGACGCGGTGCGTGCCTCGATGGCGGTCCCGTTCTTCTACCGCCCGGTGACACTGACCAGCGCCGCTGGACTGCGATCCACCCTTGTCGACGGCGGGGTGCTGTCGAACTTCCCGATCTACACCTTCGACCGGCTCGACGGCAGACCGCCGCAGTGGCCCACCTTCGGCGTCACCGTGGTCCCGGAGATCGCCGACGGCGTGGGCGCCATGGTTCCGGTACTGCGCCCGCTGCGGCTGTTCGGGCAGGCACTGCTGCTGGAGAACCTGATCAGCACCATGCTGGTCGGTCACGACCAGACTTATCTGAACCAGCCCTGGGTCAGTGTCCGCGCCATCAAGGTCAACTCCACCGACGTCAGCGTGCTGGACTTCGACATCTCCCGCGACCGGCTCGAAAAGCTCTACGACAACGGCTACGCCGCGGCGAGCGAGTTTTTGACCACCTGGGACTGGGCGGCCTATCTGCAGCGGTTCCGCGCGGCTCACTACCCGCCCACACCGCCGGTGGGTCGAACTGACGCTTAG
- a CDS encoding MBL fold metallo-hydrolase, whose protein sequence is MGESDRLYFRQLLSGRDYAAGDPMAAQMRNFAYLIGDRETGEAVVVDPAYAAGDLLDTLEADGMRLSGVLVTHHHPDHVGGKMMGFELKGLAELLDRVSVPVHVNTHEAQWVSRVTEIPMTDLTAHDHGDRVSVGAVDIELLHTPGHTPGSQCFLVDGRLVAGDTLFLEGCGRTDFPGGDSDEMFRSLQQLAALPGDPTVFPGHWYSADPSAALSEVKRSNYVFSAANLDRWRMLMGG, encoded by the coding sequence GTGGGAGAATCCGACCGGCTGTATTTCCGCCAATTGCTCTCTGGACGCGACTACGCCGCCGGCGACCCGATGGCCGCACAGATGCGCAACTTCGCCTACCTGATCGGCGACCGCGAGACCGGCGAGGCCGTGGTGGTCGATCCGGCCTACGCCGCCGGCGATCTGCTCGACACGCTCGAGGCCGACGGCATGCGCCTTTCCGGCGTGCTGGTCACCCATCACCACCCCGACCACGTGGGCGGCAAGATGATGGGTTTCGAACTCAAGGGGCTCGCCGAGCTGCTCGACCGAGTCAGTGTTCCGGTGCACGTGAATACCCATGAAGCCCAGTGGGTTTCACGTGTCACCGAAATTCCCATGACCGATCTGACCGCACACGATCACGGCGACAGGGTCAGCGTCGGCGCCGTCGACATCGAGCTGTTGCACACGCCCGGACACACCCCCGGCAGCCAGTGCTTCCTGGTGGACGGCCGGCTGGTCGCCGGCGACACGTTGTTCCTGGAAGGCTGCGGCCGGACCGACTTCCCCGGCGGCGACTCCGACGAGATGTTCCGCAGTCTGCAGCAGTTGGCCGCCCTGCCCGGCGACCCGACGGTGTTCCCCGGGCACTGGTATTCGGCCGATCCCAGCGCCGCCCTGTCGGAAGTCAAGCGATCCAACTACGTATTCAGCGCCGCAAACCTGGACAGGTGGCGCATGCTGATGGGCGGATGA
- the rpmG gene encoding 50S ribosomal protein L33, with the protein MASSTDVRPKITLACEVCKHRNYITKKNRRNDPDRLELKKFCPNCGKHESHRESR; encoded by the coding sequence GTGGCCTCCAGCACCGATGTCCGGCCGAAGATCACTTTGGCCTGTGAGGTGTGCAAGCACCGCAACTACATCACCAAGAAGAACCGCCGCAACGACCCCGACCGGCTGGAGCTGAAGAAATTCTGCCCCAACTGCGGCAAGCATGAGTCGCACCGCGAATCTCGCTAA
- the hadA gene encoding (3R)-hydroxyacyl-ACP dehydratase subunit HadA, which yields MSLADRLAGAHFRYPDYYEVDREKIREYARAVKSVDPCSADLRAAAGLGYDGLVAPLTFISVFGHMAISGFFAHCGVTTDDAQIVQVDQKIEFYRAITEGDRLHCDVSVESVRRAHGTDIIVTKQVVTDEAGNIVQQTYTTLAGRAGEGDKGFNDGVA from the coding sequence GTGTCGTTGGCAGATCGCCTCGCCGGGGCGCATTTTCGCTACCCCGACTACTACGAGGTGGATCGGGAAAAGATCCGGGAGTACGCGCGCGCGGTCAAATCGGTGGATCCGTGCAGCGCCGACCTGCGGGCGGCCGCTGGACTGGGCTACGACGGTTTGGTGGCTCCGCTGACCTTCATCTCGGTGTTCGGGCACATGGCCATTTCCGGTTTCTTCGCGCATTGTGGCGTCACCACCGATGACGCGCAGATTGTCCAGGTCGACCAGAAGATCGAGTTCTACCGGGCGATCACCGAAGGCGACCGGCTGCACTGCGACGTGTCGGTCGAATCGGTGCGCCGCGCGCACGGCACCGACATCATCGTGACCAAGCAGGTAGTCACCGACGAGGCCGGCAACATCGTGCAGCAGACGTATACGACATTGGCCGGTCGCGCCGGCGAGGGAGATAAGGGTTTCAACGATGGCGTTGCGTGA
- the hadB gene encoding (3R)-hydroxyacyl-ACP dehydratase subunit HadB — MALREFSSVKVGDQLPERVIPLSRQDLVNYAGVSGDLNPIHWDDEIAQQVGLDTAIAHGMLTMGLGGGYITAWVGDPGAVTEYNVRFTSVVPVPNDGKGAEITFSGRIKSADPETKTVAIAITATTGGKKIFGRAVASAKLA; from the coding sequence ATGGCGTTGCGTGAGTTCAGTTCGGTCAAGGTCGGCGATCAGCTGCCCGAGCGGGTCATCCCGCTGTCGCGGCAGGACCTGGTCAACTACGCCGGGGTGTCCGGTGACCTCAACCCGATCCACTGGGACGACGAGATCGCCCAGCAGGTGGGCCTGGACACCGCTATCGCCCACGGCATGCTGACCATGGGGCTCGGCGGCGGTTACATCACCGCCTGGGTGGGGGACCCGGGCGCGGTGACCGAGTACAACGTGCGCTTCACCTCGGTGGTGCCGGTGCCCAACGACGGCAAGGGCGCGGAGATCACCTTCAGCGGCCGGATCAAGTCCGCCGACCCGGAGACCAAGACGGTTGCCATTGCGATCACCGCCACCACCGGCGGAAAGAAGATCTTCGGGCGGGCGGTGGCCTCCGCCAAGCTGGCCTAG
- the hadC gene encoding (3R)-hydroxyacyl-ACP dehydratase subunit HadC — translation MAIKTDIRGMIWRYPEPFMVGREKIREFARAVKAEDPASFDEAAAAELGHDALVAPLTFVAALAQLVQSDFFRHVDTGYTTMQMVQVDQGFTYHKPIKAGDMLIARMEISSVNERFGADIVTTRNILTNENGEVVLEAFTTMMGHEGDGSVNLRWDAESGQVVRTA, via the coding sequence ATGGCGATCAAGACTGATATCCGGGGCATGATCTGGCGTTACCCCGAGCCGTTCATGGTGGGCCGCGAAAAGATCCGCGAGTTCGCCCGCGCGGTCAAAGCGGAGGACCCCGCCAGCTTCGATGAGGCGGCAGCGGCCGAACTGGGCCACGACGCACTGGTGGCACCGCTCACTTTCGTGGCGGCGTTGGCCCAGCTGGTGCAGTCCGACTTCTTCCGTCACGTCGACACCGGTTACACCACCATGCAGATGGTGCAGGTCGACCAGGGCTTCACCTACCACAAGCCGATCAAGGCCGGCGACATGCTGATCGCCCGGATGGAGATCTCCTCGGTCAACGAGCGTTTTGGGGCTGACATCGTCACCACCCGCAACATCTTGACCAACGAGAACGGCGAGGTGGTGCTGGAGGCGTTCACCACGATGATGGGTCATGAGGGTGATGGTTCGGTCAACCTTCGATGGGATGCGGAATCCGGTCAGGTCGTCCGAACAGCCTGA
- the secE gene encoding preprotein translocase subunit SecE has translation MTDELDRPAADGDSDAESGRSSRTAVVNRQVGDPLRPTGKRSRRRAAGDGVEDVDSTATELGADDAGKAAKKKAKKKSDGPSRNPFIFVLNFLKQVVGELRKVIWPNRKQMVTYTAVVLAFLVFMVTLVAGADYGWARLVLLVFGQ, from the coding sequence GTGACCGACGAGCTCGACCGTCCCGCAGCCGACGGCGACAGCGATGCCGAGTCCGGCCGCAGCAGTCGCACGGCCGTGGTGAACAGGCAGGTCGGCGACCCGCTGCGGCCCACCGGCAAGCGTTCGCGCCGTCGTGCTGCAGGTGACGGCGTCGAAGATGTGGACTCCACCGCCACTGAGCTGGGCGCTGACGACGCCGGCAAGGCCGCCAAGAAGAAGGCCAAGAAGAAGTCGGACGGGCCCTCGCGCAACCCGTTCATCTTCGTGCTCAACTTTCTCAAGCAGGTCGTCGGCGAACTTCGCAAGGTGATCTGGCCGAACCGCAAGCAGATGGTCACCTACACCGCGGTGGTGCTGGCTTTCCTGGTCTTCATGGTGACGTTGGTCGCCGGGGCAGACTACGGATGGGCCCGCCTGGTGCTGCTGGTGTTCGGCCAGTGA
- the nusG gene encoding transcription termination/antitermination protein NusG has protein sequence MTTFDGDTPAGEPVDEAASTEVPAEDSAVEATESDAPEAPEAAEAAHDEPAEELDPAAALKAELRSKPGDWYVIHSYAGYENKVKANLETRVQNLDVGDYIFQVEVPTEEVTEIKNGQRKQVNRKVLPGYILVRMDLTDDSWSAVRNTPGVTGFVGATSRPTSLPLDDVVKFLLPQGGAKKQARGTAGAAAAAEGGLERPIIEVDYEVGESVTVMDGPFATLPASISEVNAEQQKLKVLVSIFGRETPVELAFNQVSKI, from the coding sequence GTGACTACCTTCGACGGCGATACGCCTGCGGGCGAGCCGGTCGACGAGGCGGCGAGCACCGAGGTTCCCGCTGAGGACTCCGCGGTGGAGGCCACCGAGTCTGACGCCCCAGAAGCCCCAGAAGCCGCAGAGGCGGCCCACGACGAGCCGGCCGAGGAGCTCGACCCCGCGGCGGCGCTGAAGGCCGAGCTGCGCTCCAAGCCGGGCGACTGGTACGTCATCCACTCCTACGCCGGCTACGAGAACAAGGTGAAGGCCAACCTCGAGACCCGCGTGCAGAACCTGGACGTCGGCGACTACATCTTCCAGGTGGAGGTTCCCACCGAAGAGGTCACCGAGATCAAGAACGGCCAGCGCAAGCAGGTCAACCGCAAGGTGCTGCCGGGCTACATCCTGGTTCGGATGGATCTCACCGACGACTCCTGGTCGGCGGTGCGCAACACCCCGGGCGTGACCGGGTTCGTCGGCGCCACCTCGCGGCCGACCTCGCTGCCGCTGGACGACGTGGTCAAGTTCCTGCTGCCGCAGGGCGGGGCCAAGAAGCAGGCGCGTGGCACGGCGGGCGCCGCGGCCGCCGCCGAGGGCGGTCTGGAGCGGCCCATCATCGAGGTCGACTACGAAGTCGGCGAGTCGGTCACCGTGATGGACGGCCCGTTCGCCACGCTGCCCGCCTCCATCAGCGAGGTCAACGCCGAGCAGCAGAAGCTCAAGGTTCTGGTGTCCATCTTCGGACGCGAGACACCAGTGGAACTGGCCTTCAACCAGGTCTCAAAGATTTAG
- the rplK gene encoding 50S ribosomal protein L11 yields the protein MAPKKKVAGLIKLQIKAGEANPAPPVGPALGQHGVNIMEFCKAYNAATESQRGNVIPVEITVYEDRSFTFALKTPPAARMLLKAAGVAKGSAEPHKTKVAKVTWDQVREIAETKKADLNANDIEAGAKIIAGTARSMGITVE from the coding sequence ATGGCCCCGAAGAAGAAGGTCGCCGGGCTGATCAAGCTTCAGATCAAGGCAGGCGAGGCCAACCCCGCGCCGCCGGTCGGACCCGCACTTGGTCAGCACGGCGTGAACATCATGGAATTCTGCAAGGCGTACAACGCCGCGACGGAGAGCCAGCGCGGCAACGTCATCCCCGTGGAGATCACCGTCTACGAGGACCGCAGCTTCACGTTTGCGCTCAAGACCCCGCCCGCGGCGCGGATGCTGCTCAAGGCCGCCGGTGTCGCCAAGGGTTCGGCCGAGCCGCACAAGACCAAGGTTGCCAAGGTGACCTGGGACCAGGTGCGCGAGATCGCCGAGACCAAGAAGGCCGACCTCAACGCCAACGACATCGAGGCGGGAGCCAAGATCATCGCCGGTACCGCCCGCTCCATGGGTATCACCGTCGAGTAG
- the rplA gene encoding 50S ribosomal protein L1, whose product MSKTSKAYRAAAEKVDRDNLYSPLQAAKLAKETSSTKQDATVEVAIRLGVDPRKADQMVRGTVNLPHGTGKTARVAVFAVGEKAEQAIAAGADVVGSDDLIEKIQGGFLDFDAAIATPDQMAKVGRIARVLGPRGLMPNPKTGTVTPDVAKAVADIKGGKINFRVDKQANLHFVIGKASFDEKNLVENYGAALDEVLRLKPSSSKGRYLKKVTISTTTGPGIPVDPAVTRNFTAE is encoded by the coding sequence ATGAGCAAGACCAGCAAGGCCTACCGCGCCGCCGCCGAGAAGGTGGACCGCGACAACCTCTACAGCCCGCTGCAGGCGGCGAAACTGGCCAAGGAGACGTCGTCGACCAAGCAGGACGCCACCGTCGAGGTGGCCATCCGGCTGGGGGTCGACCCGCGTAAGGCCGACCAGATGGTGCGCGGCACCGTCAACCTGCCGCACGGCACCGGTAAGACCGCGCGCGTGGCGGTGTTCGCGGTCGGCGAGAAGGCCGAGCAGGCCATCGCCGCCGGCGCCGACGTGGTCGGCAGCGACGACCTGATCGAGAAGATCCAGGGCGGGTTCCTCGACTTCGACGCCGCGATCGCCACCCCGGACCAGATGGCCAAGGTGGGCCGGATCGCCCGCGTGCTCGGCCCGCGTGGCCTGATGCCCAACCCCAAGACCGGCACCGTCACCCCCGATGTCGCCAAGGCCGTGGCCGACATCAAGGGCGGCAAGATCAACTTCCGGGTGGACAAGCAGGCCAACCTGCACTTCGTGATCGGCAAGGCGTCCTTCGACGAGAAGAACCTGGTCGAGAACTACGGTGCCGCCCTCGATGAGGTACTGCGGCTCAAGCCGTCGTCCTCCAAGGGTCGTTACCTCAAGAAGGTCACGATCTCGACCACGACGGGCCCCGGCATCCCGGTGGACCCGGCCGTGACCCGCAACTTCACGGCCGAATAA
- a CDS encoding cyclopropane mycolic acid synthase family methyltransferase, giving the protein MVDKATDTAEMRPKFENIQAHYDLSDDFFALFQDPSRTYSCAYFESPDVTLAEAQIAKLDLNLDKLDLRPGMTLLDVGCGWGATMKRAVEKYDVNVIGLTLSKNQHAYTQGLLDAIDTDRSRRVLLQGWEQFHEPVDRIVSIEAFEHFGFENYDAFFKNCYDNMPADGRMTIQSSVGFHPYELNARGKKLTFETARFIKFILTEIFPGGRLPTTKMMVEHGEKAGFTVPEALSLRPHYIKTLKMWGDALEANHDEAVAIQSEEVYQRYMKYLRGCEYYFTDETLDVSLVTYVKQPA; this is encoded by the coding sequence ATGGTGGACAAAGCGACAGACACCGCGGAGATGCGTCCGAAGTTCGAAAACATCCAGGCCCACTACGACCTGTCGGACGATTTCTTCGCACTGTTCCAGGATCCGAGCCGCACCTACAGCTGCGCGTACTTCGAGTCCCCGGATGTCACCTTGGCGGAGGCTCAGATCGCCAAGCTCGACCTGAACCTGGACAAGCTGGACCTGCGTCCCGGTATGACGCTGCTGGATGTCGGTTGCGGCTGGGGCGCGACCATGAAGCGGGCCGTCGAGAAGTACGACGTCAACGTGATCGGCCTGACCCTGTCGAAGAACCAGCACGCCTACACCCAGGGCCTGCTGGACGCCATCGACACCGACCGGTCGCGGCGCGTCCTGCTGCAGGGTTGGGAGCAGTTCCACGAGCCGGTGGACCGGATCGTGTCGATCGAGGCCTTCGAGCACTTCGGTTTCGAGAACTACGACGCGTTCTTCAAGAACTGTTATGACAACATGCCGGCCGATGGGCGGATGACCATCCAGAGCAGCGTGGGCTTCCACCCCTATGAGCTCAACGCACGCGGCAAAAAGCTGACGTTCGAAACCGCCCGGTTCATCAAGTTCATCCTGACCGAGATCTTCCCGGGTGGGCGGCTACCCACCACCAAGATGATGGTGGAGCACGGCGAAAAGGCCGGTTTCACTGTGCCCGAAGCGCTTTCGCTGCGCCCCCACTACATCAAGACGCTGAAGATGTGGGGCGACGCGTTGGAGGCCAACCACGACGAGGCTGTGGCCATCCAGTCCGAAGAGGTCTACCAGCGCTACATGAAGTACCTGCGCGGCTGCGAGTACTACTTCACCGACGAGACCCTGGACGTCAGTCTGGTCACCTACGTCAAGCAACCCGCCTGA
- a CDS encoding cyclopropane mycolic acid synthase family methyltransferase has product MPKLEPKYEELQSIYDISNEFYELFLGPTMGYTCGFYPDKDTTCDEAQIAKFDLALGKLGLEPGMTLLDVGCGWGACMQHALEKYDVNVIGLTLSGEQRQYAIDKLAKVDTNRTVEVRLQGWEEFTDKVDRIVSIGAFEHFGRDRWPAFFETAYNALPDDGRMLLHTITAISGQDEAQEKGIPMTMSLAKFTLFIMREIFPGGQLPSAWLPRKYAADAGFTVTRDDEIGPHYARTLQDWAAMLEANKERAIEVQGQEAYDRFDKYLNGCVALFQNGNTSVHQYTLQK; this is encoded by the coding sequence ATGCCGAAATTGGAACCGAAGTACGAAGAACTTCAGTCGATCTATGACATCTCCAACGAGTTCTACGAGCTGTTCCTAGGTCCGACAATGGGCTACACCTGCGGGTTTTACCCCGACAAGGACACCACCTGCGACGAGGCGCAGATCGCCAAGTTCGACCTGGCGCTGGGCAAGCTGGGCCTGGAGCCCGGCATGACACTGCTCGACGTCGGCTGCGGCTGGGGGGCCTGCATGCAGCACGCGCTGGAGAAGTATGACGTCAACGTCATCGGCCTCACCCTCAGCGGCGAGCAGCGTCAGTACGCCATCGACAAGCTCGCCAAGGTGGACACCAACCGCACCGTCGAGGTGCGACTGCAGGGTTGGGAGGAGTTCACCGACAAGGTGGACCGGATCGTGTCGATCGGCGCGTTCGAGCACTTCGGCCGCGACCGCTGGCCGGCCTTCTTCGAGACCGCCTACAACGCGCTGCCCGACGACGGCCGGATGCTGCTGCACACGATCACCGCGATCAGCGGGCAGGACGAGGCCCAGGAAAAGGGCATTCCGATGACCATGTCGCTCGCCAAGTTCACCCTGTTCATCATGCGGGAGATCTTCCCCGGCGGTCAGCTTCCGTCGGCGTGGTTGCCCCGCAAGTACGCCGCCGACGCCGGTTTCACCGTGACCCGGGACGACGAGATCGGGCCGCACTACGCACGCACCCTGCAGGACTGGGCGGCGATGCTGGAGGCTAACAAGGAGCGGGCGATCGAGGTGCAGGGCCAGGAGGCCTACGACCGCTTCGACAAGTACCTCAACGGCTGTGTGGCACTGTTCCAAAACGGAAACACCAGCGTCCACCAGTACACGCTGCAAAAATAG
- a CDS encoding alpha/beta fold hydrolase: protein MEIRSGRARSGDLEIFYEDLGNPEDPPVLLVMGLGAQLLLWRTGFCEKLVAQGHRVIRFDNRDVGLSSKLDHHRGRDAVVPRMARFWLGRPSPAPYTLEDMADDAAALLDHLGIEQAHVVGASMGGMIAQVFAARFATRTRSLAVIFSSNNRRFLPPPAPRALMALLTGPSPDSPREVIIDNAVRASRIIGSPGYPTPEEKLRANIIEAYERSYYPWGIARQFGAILASGSLAAYDRLITAPTVVIHGLADKLMRPAGGRAIADAIDSARLVLFEGMGHDLPEELWDPLISELTTTFAAGR from the coding sequence GTGGAGATACGCAGTGGCCGCGCCCGCTCGGGGGATCTGGAGATCTTCTACGAAGACTTGGGCAACCCCGAGGATCCCCCGGTGCTGCTGGTGATGGGACTGGGCGCCCAGCTGCTGCTGTGGCGCACCGGTTTCTGCGAGAAGCTGGTGGCCCAGGGCCACCGGGTGATCCGCTTCGACAACCGCGACGTCGGCTTGTCCAGCAAGCTCGACCACCATCGCGGACGTGACGCGGTGGTCCCGCGCATGGCCCGGTTCTGGCTGGGTAGGCCCAGCCCGGCGCCCTACACCCTCGAAGACATGGCCGACGACGCCGCCGCCCTGCTGGACCATCTGGGTATCGAGCAGGCGCATGTGGTCGGCGCCTCGATGGGGGGCATGATCGCGCAGGTCTTCGCGGCCCGATTCGCCACCCGGACCCGTTCGCTGGCCGTCATCTTCTCCAGCAACAACCGGCGTTTCCTGCCGCCGCCGGCACCGCGGGCGCTGATGGCGCTGCTGACCGGACCGTCGCCGGACTCCCCGCGCGAGGTGATCATCGACAACGCGGTGCGCGCCAGCCGGATCATCGGCAGCCCCGGCTACCCGACGCCGGAAGAGAAGCTGCGGGCCAACATCATCGAGGCCTACGAGCGCAGCTACTACCCGTGGGGGATCGCCCGCCAATTCGGGGCCATCCTGGCCAGCGGCAGCCTGGCCGCTTACGACCGGCTGATCACGGCGCCCACCGTGGTCATCCACGGCCTGGCCGACAAGCTGATGCGCCCGGCGGGCGGACGGGCGATCGCCGACGCCATCGACTCGGCACGCCTGGTGTTGTTCGAGGGTATGGGCCACGACCTGCCCGAAGAGCTCTGGGACCCGTTGATCAGCGAGCTGACCACCACATTTGCTGCGGGACGGTAG